In Argiope bruennichi chromosome 4, qqArgBrue1.1, whole genome shotgun sequence, a single window of DNA contains:
- the LOC129965438 gene encoding lymphoid-specific helicase-like: MEAQISSTSTLLENATYDGNFLVNGDSVITEKMLLEERMLEEKTVSEEQELRKQVLEAKKKEEEETCFKRLHLLLSRSSIYAKFMADKLKKHEEETKKKTDKEQDKLKNSVVENGGTSKRKAAFSSAKKKAKTNQNIANFFKTQKGNAKPLEENYQNGDEDPSKLSLLERQPKLLTGGIMREYQIDGYEWLKTLFENGVNGILADEMGLGKTIQCIAFIAYLVEMGVSGPFFVCGPLCTVPNWYAEFKRFAPDVPVMIYHGDKNEREELRQKITKKVRHKDVYCFPVVITSYQIALIDAAKIASFEWKMLVIDEAHRIKNFQCKLIGSLKKYNAVHRLLLTGTPLQNNLTELWSLLNFILPEIFDDLQIFHSWFDISRLAENGATQEIIAQEQEKQIVSKIHQILTPFLLRRTKSDVELTLPPKKTVVVRAPMTELQQKYYTGVLNYSIKHLLKGHKKEDELIITDQGRHKRKSTKTVFYGEEDLDLDELFKIETKENVSSLVHNGKNNKLVGKENLLSETLNEGETMSEINLKLTNLSMCLRKICCHPYLISYPLDPRTNDYLVDENIVKSSGKLLVLDILLPQLKERGHKILLFSQFVSMLEILEDYCTFRKFKYTKLYGSMDLAERQEQLKAFNEDESIFIFLISTKAGGLGINLTAADTVILYDTDWNPQGDLQAQDRCHRIGQTKPVIVYHLVIPNTYDERVFKYAATKRKLEKVIIQKGRFNSKDGLIRQQHAITKEELLELLESSDANGFVNAANFVIPPKELESILDRSDMIAKADM, from the coding sequence ATGGAGGCTCAAATTAGCTCCACTTCTACATTGTTGGAAAATGCAACCTACGATGGAAATTTTCTTGTTAATGGCGATTCAGTCATAACTGAAAAGATGTTGCTTGAAGAACGCATGTTGGAAGAGAAGACTGTTTCTGAGGAACAAGAATTAAGGAAGCAAGTGCTAGAGGCAAAGAAAAAGGAAGAGGAAGAAACATGCTTCAAACGACTTCATCTTTTGCTGAGTAGAAGTAGTATTTATGCAAAGTTCATGgcagacaaattaaaaaaacatgaagaaGAGACAAAAAAGAAGACTGATAAAGAACAAGACAAGTTGAAAAATTCAGTTGTAGAGAATGGAGGCACTTCTAAACGCAAGGCAGCTTTCTCTTCAGCAAAGAAAAAGGCcaaaactaatcaaaatattGCCAATTTCTTTAAAACTCAGAAAGGAAATGCTAAACCACTTGAAGAAAACTATCAAAATGGGGATGAAGATCCTTCAAAATTATCTCTTCTTGAGAGACAGCCAAAATTGTTAACAGGTGGAATTATGCGTGAATATCAAATTGATGGTTATGAATGGCTTAAAACACTTTTTGAAAATGGTGTAAATGGTATATTAGCAGATGAAATGGGTCTTGGTAAAACTATTCAGTGTATTGCTTTTATTGCTTACCTAGTTGAAATGGGTGTTTCAGGACCATTTTTTGTATGTGGTCCTTTGTGTACAGTACCTAATTGGTATgcagaatttaaaagatttgcacCTGATGTCCCAGTCATGATATATCATGGTGATAAAAATGAAAGAGAGGAGCTAAGGCAGAAAATAACAAAGAAAGTGAGACATAAGGATGTTTATTGTTTTCCTGTTGTTATAACTTCCTATCAAATTGCACTCATAGATGCAGCAAAGATTGCATCCTTTGAATGGAAAATGTTGGTTATTGATGAGgctcatagaattaaaaatttccaatgcaAGCTTATTGGATCCTTAAAGAAGTACAATGCAGTTCATAGGCTGCTTTTAACTGGTACtcctttacaaaataatttaactgaattatggtctttgttaaatttcattcttccagAAATTTTCGATGATTTGCAAATTTTCCACTCGTGGTTTGATATCTCTCGTCTTGCAGAAAATGGAGCCACTCAAGAAATAATTGCTCAAGAACAAGAGAAGCAAATTGTGTCCAAAATTCATCAGATTCTTACTCCATTTCTTTTACGAAGAACAAAATCGGATGTTGAACTCACTTTACCACCCAAGAAAACTGTTGTTGTCCGAGCCCCTATGACTGAATTGCAGCAAAAATATTATACTGgtgtattaaattattcaattaaacatTTGCTCAAAGGGCATAAAAAAGAGGATGAACTTATAATAACTGATCAAGGGCGCCATAAAAGAAAGTCAACAAAAACAGTCTTTTATGGTGAAGAGGATCTTGACTTggatgaattgtttaaaattgaaactaaagAAAATGTATCTTCACTAGTACATAAtggaaagaataataaattagtagGAAAAGAAAATCTTCTTTCAGAAACACTTAATGAAGGAGAAACAATGTCTgagattaatctaaaattaactAATCTTTCCAtgtgtttaagaaaaatatgttgCCATCCATATTTGATTTCTTATCCTTTAGATCCCCGCACTAATGATTATTTAGTTGATGAAAACATAGTGAAAAGCAGTGGGAAGTTGCTGGTTTTGGATATATTACTTCCTCAGTTAAAGGAACGaggacataaaattttattattttctcagttTGTATCAATGTTAGAGATTCTGGAAGATTATTGTACATTCCGTAagtttaaatatactaaattatatgGTTCGATGGATCTTGCTGAAAGGCAGGAACAGTTGAAAGCATTTAATGAAGATGAatccatatttatatttcttatcagCACCAAAGCTGGAGGTTTGGGGATAAATCTCACTGCTGCAGATACGGTCATTCTGTACGATACAGATTGGAATCCTCAAGGTGATCTGCAAGCTCAAGATCGCTGTCACAGAATTGGACAAACCAAACCAGTTATTGTATATCATTTAGTTATTCCAAATACTTATGAtgaaagagtttttaaatatgCTGCAACAAAAAGGAAGCTGGAGAAAGTGATTATACAGAAGGGGAGATTCAATTCTAAGGATGGACTGATTCGGCAACAACATGCTATTACCAAAGAAGAACTTTTAGAGCTGCTAGAATCCTCTGATGCAAATGGTTTTGTAAATGCCGCAAATTTTGTCATACCTCCTAAAGAACTAGAGAGCATTTTGGATAGAAGTGATATGATTGCAAAAGCTGATATGTAG